In Paraflavitalea devenefica, the genomic window CATTACACTTTAGACCAAATTGTTGAAGCTTATCAATATGTTGAAACGGGTCAAAAAAGGGGGAATGTGGTGATCATATAAATTAAACTACGCTTACTCCTTTAATTGCCAGTTATGATCATAAAAACCGGCCATCTTCAGGGCTCCGGCGCCGCTGTGCAGCATGTCCAGTTCAAAGATCATGAAATCGGGGAAGCCACTGGCGCCTGCATAGTATTGATTGGCAGATGCCGCCTGCATGCCTTTGATACCACTGCCGGTTACGGCCGCTACCGAAGCAATAGAAGAATATTGAATGGGCCATACGATGTAAGCGCCCAGTTGATCGCCGGTCAATGTTTTGTTGCCTGCTGTTATTTTGTTGCGCTCCACCTGTATGGGACAATCATTTAATAATAAGTTCCAGACGCTGTTGGTGGTTTTATTACCATAGAGGATGACGCCGCGGTCTTTATACTTTTCAGGCGTATATTCTTTATCAGCTACTATATCTACAGCCCCATTGCCACGATAGTACCAGGTCTCCGCATCAAAGAGGGCTTTGCTCCGGCTCCAGGTGTTCTCTTCTTTATTGCCAGTGGTACCATATACCAGTATCATGTTGTGATTAAAAGCCTCCTTAAAGGTGCCGTAGCGATGCGGGCCTTTCTGCCGGGCATCGGGTTGTTGAGAGATTACCCATTGCGTGCCTTCTTTCAATAACAATAAGCTGTCTTTATTGCTTTGGGTGGTATAACTGATAGGATTGCCTCCATCGAGGGTCACTTTGAGTGCAGCGCCGGATGGGAAGTCACTAAGGTGAAATTTCAGCAGGCGAATGTTATTGGTAGTGCCACTGATGCTGCCGGCGGCTCTATCCCTGCGAAGCTGCATACGGCTGTATTGCAGGGGATGCATTTGCTGCAGGATCGTAGCCCAGCGGAAAGAGGCAGAAATACCCGGACTGGCTGTACTGAAGTCAATGGTGTTGACACTGCTGTCGGGCAGGCGGTGATGCCACTGAAAGAAATCGAACAAGGGTTTCCAGTCTACACTGTGGTCGCCAAACCAGTGACTACCGCCGGGGTATTCGTAATAGCTAAGATCGGCATGAAAATCACCCAGTAGCTTGCGCATCTGCCGGGCGTAGTTGACAGATACCGTTCTGTCATCATCACCATGAAAGATATACACGCCATGCGCCTTGTAATTGGTGGCCAGTTTGGGTACATCGCTCTGATTGCCGGCACGCAGCAGGAGTTGTTCCAACGGATTGCTGCTGCTGTCGGGTATCAGTCCGTCGGCCGATCCATACCCCTTCATAGTGGGATAGCCGGCACAGGGTGCAATAGCGGCCCACTGATCGGGATAGGTTGCACCGAGGAACCAGGTGCCGTGACCACCCATGGAGTGACCGGTGAGGTAAATGTTGTGCGGATTGGGTTTGAAGGTTGTCTTGGCAATGTTCAATACTTCCATCGCATCCAGGCGTCCCCAGTCTTCCCAGTTAAAGCCGCGTGGTCTGCGGTTGGTGGCTGCCACGAGCGTACCCCAGTCTTTGGGCTTGTAGGCCCTGGCCTGGCCGATGGCTTCTACGCCGGCGCCGTGTACGGATAAGAATAAAGCGCTGTTGCTGGTGTGGGGAGCAGACTGTGGGGTAACGGAATAGTATTGCAGGCTGCCATCAATAGCGCTGGTAAATGTGCTGTTGTATTGTTCGGCCGGCATTACGGCTTCAATATTGATTTTCTTTTCATCCAGTGTTTTCCCTTTATCCAGTATGGTAAGGGTGCATTCATATTTGCCTTTGGCGTTAATGCTGCTGCCATCAAAGCTGAAAGGGATCTTGCGGGATGACATGGCAGGAATGGCGGGCACGCCAATAGAAACCTGCTTGCCTTGCAAAGTGGCTTTAATGAGTAAATTTTTCAACTCTTTCGTACTGGTATTCAGCACTACTACTGCTCCTTGTAAAACACCTGCCTGCAGACCTGGCACCACAAAGGGCAACGTAAGGTCTTCTGTATTCAACGTTACCGGCTTTTCCGGGAAGAGGAGACTGGCTACGGCCGAAGCTCCCCGTACATAAAACTCATTGAGCCCCTTTTTGAGTTGGATGGGAATATATAAGAAACCTATGCTATAAGGATCGCCTGTATGTTGTTCTCCATTTACAAATACGCCACTGTTGCCCTTGATGTTGAGCAAGGCTGTCTGTGCTTTGGGCGAAGTATAAGTAAGGTAGATATAGCTGCCACCGGCACCCAGTCCGCCCCGGATAGCACCGGGTGTAACACCGGGACCTGCGGGCGCTCCGCCCCTTCCGGCGCCACTACGCAGGCGGAGGCGATTAATACTGTCGGCCTCAACGGGTTGCCATACAATGGCCTGCCCTCTTTCATTCCTGCCAATGGTATCACCGGCTACCGGTGTTTTTAAGGTGCCGGTATAAAGGCGATAGGCCAGTTCATCACTGTATACGGCTTCCCGGCCATAGCGGCTGGGCAGGTTGGCGATGAGGCCTTGTTTGAAGTAGACTTCCTGCGAAAAAACAGGCAGTGATGCCAGGAGGCAACACAGGATGACGTACGTTACTACTATTCGCTTCATAATGCAGGAGTGATAGGTACAACCCGGGCCAGGCCTGAGCTAAATCGTTTCTGATGGAGTAAAATTATTGATTATTGAGAGAATGGAGGTAGAGAAAGCTTCATAAAAAACGAAACCCGGAAGTTTGATTGCTCAGGGACGACCGGGGATAGGATAAATTAAAGGTAATACTTTGTACAGGAATAATTGATAAGAAATAATGATTTGTTTACTGGTATTTTCAGGATTTACGCGCTATTTTGGAGCATTCAAATCGCGCATCTATGAAAAACATCAGTAAACAGTTTATTGAATACCTGTACAATCATTTTATCGGCAACTTTATCGGCTTTGTTATTGGCATGGCTTCTGCCCGCCTGGTATCCCATTATTTTACTACCCGCAGTATTAAAAATCTCTGGGGACTTGCCGCCCGCAAAACAGTGGTTGATAAACAGACTTTCAGTCTGATGGAATGGTCTATTTCAATCCTGATCGGATTTATTGTTTTTGAGCTTATTTCCAAATGGGTGAAGAAGAAAACAGATGCCCTGTTGCCCAGGTATAAACTTACCCGTTGGATGGCGTCTGAGCAGGCATTGCAAGAAACAGCCACTACACCGGCTCAAAAGTGAGGAAGTTCTCACCGTCCAATCATGTTAGCCTCTGCCTCGCCATTGCTTCGTACCATCTTCGCTTTCTGCGGGAGCCAACCCTTAGTAAGTGCGCTTTTGCCTCGAAGCATAGTCGAAGGAAAGGCGGCACGTAAGGTCCTGCAAATCCTCTAAATCATGGTTCTGACAGCTTTGTTGAACATTTGGCACTAGTGTGGTCGAACAAGCGTTAAACGAAATGTTGCCGACTGCTTCGGATAGCTTAATTTCAGTTCCGTACATGAAAAAGAAGTATGCACATATTGACCTATCACCTGACCTTCAGGTTTTTAGGGCCAATTATATAGCGGCCACTGAAGTGGAAGCTACTATAGGTCCTATTACCTGCTATAAAGTGCATGGCCGTTATTTTATCCGCACCAAAAGCTCCCTCACCGGCAAACGGGTCAAAAAAGATAAACGCTTTCAACGCACCATGCAGAACGCTGGCATACTGGCATTAGCTGCTAAGTGTGTAACTCCCATTTATAATGCGCTCACAGAAGACTGGCGTTGCCACGACCTGTTCCGCAAGTTGGTAGGTGTTGGTGTAAAGTTATTGCACCAGGATCAAGGCTGTGCAAAAGAAGCAATACAGCAGGCAGTGCATATAGAACTGACCCGGCTGGGTTATAGAACCGAGTGGCCGGTATGGGAACTACCACCCAATATGCAGCAATGGATAGAAGAAGAGCAACCGGAAATGCCGGATTCAGCTTCAGGAGCTCAATGCGGCACAACCAATGTAGCTAATATTATATTTTACTTATCCTTCACCATGTTATCAAACGACCAGCGGCCATTGCCGACAATTAAGAAGTAAATAAGCAAAAGCAATACGAGGATGGAAAGGGCCAATTCGGAATAGGGTGTCCATAACCCATCAGATGAATTGACAAAGATGATAGCGCCCAGCAGTATAGGTATCTGTATAAGACAGGCGAGCCGTGTGGCCAGGCCTATCGCCAGCAAAAAGCCACCCAGCATGTGTGCAAATACAACATAGTGACCAATTACCAGTAATGCAAAAGAGGGACTTGGTATTGCGTTGGCCAATCTATCCAACTCCAGGCTCATGTGGGAAAGAAAATCAATTCCTTTATAGCACAGAAAAATGCCAAAAACAACCCGTATGAGGTCTATCCATTTCGGATGATGTGTATCACCCCAATGTTCAATGCGTTGCAGAAGATTCATATAGCAATGATTTAGGTGATCGGAGAAAGAACTGGTATAAAGTTACGCTATTTGGTAATAGCGGCGAGTGGGCATTTGCTTCGATGACTGTTGCTTTACTTATGTACGAAAAATAATCCACAATTCCTATACCCACTTACCACATAAAACTTTGAATTCTTTAAGTTTTGCTTTGATTTTTGCAATCGTGTCATTTTATAATCACTGTACCTTTACCAGGCATTTCTCCCATCGTTCTATCCGTCCATGTTATTTAGTTAGCCATAACCTTACATCCTTTAAGTCTGAAGGAAAGGTATTCTATTATTCAT contains:
- a CDS encoding carboxylesterase family protein; the protein is MKRIVVTYVILCCLLASLPVFSQEVYFKQGLIANLPSRYGREAVYSDELAYRLYTGTLKTPVAGDTIGRNERGQAIVWQPVEADSINRLRLRSGAGRGGAPAGPGVTPGAIRGGLGAGGSYIYLTYTSPKAQTALLNIKGNSGVFVNGEQHTGDPYSIGFLYIPIQLKKGLNEFYVRGASAVASLLFPEKPVTLNTEDLTLPFVVPGLQAGVLQGAVVVLNTSTKELKNLLIKATLQGKQVSIGVPAIPAMSSRKIPFSFDGSSINAKGKYECTLTILDKGKTLDEKKINIEAVMPAEQYNSTFTSAIDGSLQYYSVTPQSAPHTSNSALFLSVHGAGVEAIGQARAYKPKDWGTLVAATNRRPRGFNWEDWGRLDAMEVLNIAKTTFKPNPHNIYLTGHSMGGHGTWFLGATYPDQWAAIAPCAGYPTMKGYGSADGLIPDSSSNPLEQLLLRAGNQSDVPKLATNYKAHGVYIFHGDDDRTVSVNYARQMRKLLGDFHADLSYYEYPGGSHWFGDHSVDWKPLFDFFQWHHRLPDSSVNTIDFSTASPGISASFRWATILQQMHPLQYSRMQLRRDRAAGSISGTTNNIRLLKFHLSDFPSGAALKVTLDGGNPISYTTQSNKDSLLLLKEGTQWVISQQPDARQKGPHRYGTFKEAFNHNMILVYGTTGNKEENTWSRSKALFDAETWYYRGNGAVDIVADKEYTPEKYKDRGVILYGNKTTNSVWNLLLNDCPIQVERNKITAGNKTLTGDQLGAYIVWPIQYSSIASVAAVTGSGIKGMQAASANQYYAGASGFPDFMIFELDMLHSGAGALKMAGFYDHNWQLKE
- a CDS encoding DoxX family protein — encoded protein: MNLLQRIEHWGDTHHPKWIDLIRVVFGIFLCYKGIDFLSHMSLELDRLANAIPSPSFALLVIGHYVVFAHMLGGFLLAIGLATRLACLIQIPILLGAIIFVNSSDGLWTPYSELALSILVLLLLIYFLIVGNGRWSFDNMVKDK